The Arvicanthis niloticus isolate mArvNil1 chromosome 2, mArvNil1.pat.X, whole genome shotgun sequence genome includes a window with the following:
- the Snrpb2 gene encoding U2 small nuclear ribonucleoprotein B'': MDIRPNHTIYINNMNDKIKKEELKRSLYALFSQFGHVVDIVALKTMKMRGQAFVIFKELGSSTNALRQLQGFPFYGKPMRIQYAKTDSDIISKMRGTFADKEKKKEKKKAKTMEQAAAAANKKPGQGTPNSANTQGSAAPNPQVPDYPPNYILFLNNLPEETNEMMLSMLFNQFPGFKEVRLVPGRHDIAFVEFENDGQAGAARDALQGFKITPSHAMKITYAKK, from the exons ATGGATATCAGACCAAATCACACGATTTATATCAACAACATgaatgacaaaattaaaaaagaag aATTGAAGAGATCGCTGTATGCCCTGTTTTCTCAGTTTGGACACGTAGTAGATATTGTGGCTTTAAAGACCATGAAGATGAGGGGACAGGCTTTTGTTATATTTAAGGAACTGGGTTCATCCACAAATGCTTTAAGACAGTTACAAGGATTTCCATTTTATGGTAAACCAATG AGAATTCAATATGCAAAAACAGATTCCGATATAATATCTAAAATGCGTGGTACTTTCGctgacaaggaaaagaaaaaagaaaagaagaaagctaagACCATGGAACAGGCTGCAGCAGCTGCAAACAAGAAGCCTGGTCAG GGCACACCAAATTCAGCTAATACCCAAGGAAGTGCAGCGCCGAATCCTCAG GTCCCTGATTACCCTCCAAACTATATTCTGTTCCTTAATAACTTACCAGAGGAGACGAATGAGATGATGTTATCCATGTTGTTCAACCA GTTCCCTGGTTTCAAGGAAGTTCGCTTGGTACCGGGGAGACATGACATAGCGTTTGTAGAATTTGAAAATGATGGGCAGGCTGGAGCTGCCAGAGACGCTCTGCAAGGGTTTAAGATCACACCGTCCCATGCCATGAAGATTACCTATGCCAAAAAATAA